From the genome of Chroicocephalus ridibundus chromosome 1, bChrRid1.1, whole genome shotgun sequence, one region includes:
- the SMAD9 gene encoding mothers against decapentaplegic homolog 9 isoform X1, translating into MHSSTPISSLFSFTSPAVKRLLGWKQGDEEEKWAEKAVDSLVKKLKKKKGAMEELERALSCPGQPSKCVTIPRSLDGRLQVSHRKGLPHVIYCRVWRWPDLQSHHELKPLECCEFPFGSKQKEVCINPYHYRRVETPVLPPVLVPRHSEFNPHLSLLAKFRNTSLHSEPLMPHNATYPDSFQHPPCTPFPSSPSHMFSQSPNSISYPNSPGSSSGPGSPYQLTVETPPPPYHAREPPGTHNGRSMDALAESQLVLSLPNGGKSADGEAENFRPVCYEEPQHWCSVAYYELNNRVGETFQASSRSILIDGFTDPSNNKNRFCLGLLSNVNRNSTIENTRRHIGKGVHLYYVGGEVYAECVSDSSIFVQSRNCNYQHGFHPATVCKIPSGCSLKIFNNQLFAQLLAQSVNHGFEVVYELTKMCTIRMSFVKGWGAEYHRQDVTSTPCWIEIHLHGPLQWLDKVLTQMGSPHNPISSVS; encoded by the exons ATGCACTCCAGCACCCCTATCAGTTCCTTGTTCTCCTTTACCAGCCCTGCAGTGAAAAGGCTGCTGGGCTGGAAACAAGGAGATGAAGAGGAAAAGTGGGCAGAAAAAGCTGTTGATTCCTTGGTGAAgaagttaaagaagaaaaaaggtgccATGGAAGAACTGGAAAGGGCTCTGAGCTGCCCGGGTCAGCCCAGTAAATGTGTCACGATCCCACGTTCCTTGGATGGGCGGCTGCAGGTGTCTCACCGCAAGGGGCTTCCCCACGTCATATACTGCAGAGTGTGGCGCTGGCCTGATTTACAGTCTCACCATGAGTTGAAACCACTGGAATGTTGTGAGTTCCCATTTggctcaaaacagaaagaagtgtGCATTAACCCCTACCATTACCGGCGGGTGGAAACCCCAG tcctaCCTCCAGTACTCGTTCCAAGACACAGCGAGTTTAACCCTCACCTCAGCCTCCTTGCCAAGTTTCGAAACACTTCTCTGCACAGCGAGCCGCTGATGCCGCACAATGCCACCTATCCTGATTCTTTCCAGCATCCTCCATGCACCCCTTTTCCATCATCACCCAGCCACATGTTCTCCCAGTCGCCTAACAGCATCAGCTACCCCAACTCACCAGGAAGCTCTTCTGGACCAGGAAGTCCCTATCAGCTCACAG TGGAAACTCCACCGCCGCCTTACCATGCAAGAGAACCTCCAGGAACCCACAATGGGCGGTCAATGGATGCATTAGCTGAAAGTCAACTAGTGCTGTCTTTGCCCAATGGAGGTAAATCTGCCGATGGAGAAGCTGAAA ACTTTCGGCCTGTTTGCTATGAGGAACCCCAACACTGGTGCTCAGTTGCCTACTATGAACTCAACAACCGTGTAGGGGAGACTTTCCAGGCTTCCTCTCGAAGTATCCTTATAGATGGATTTACGGATCCCTCAAATAACAAAAACAGGTTCTGCCTGGGACTGCTCTCAAATGTAAACCGCAACTCTACTATAGAAAACACACGGAGACACATAGGAAAAG gtGTTCATCTTTACTATGTCGGTGGGGAAGTTTATGCTGAATGTGTCAGTGACAGCAGTATTTTTGTGCAAAGCCGCAACTGTAACTATCAGCATGGTTTCCACCCAGCCACCGTCTGCAAGATCCCCAGTGGCTGCAGCCTCAAGATCTTCAACAACCAGCTCTTCGCCCAGCTGCTTGCCCAGTCAGTCAATCATGGTTTTGAAGTGGTGTATGAGCTGACCAAGATGTGTACTATTCGAATGAGCTTTGTTAAA